The segment cttatctctttgccgcctccgagaaatccgagggtactcaggtagatatggtaactgttcgcacggtaatcaagggattgcgcaggtgatttgacgggaagcggtcattatctgaagatattttactgtgcgagatctcctggtcggtccatcggcagcgttctataacggtcattttgccgatggacgaataaaggggaggtagccgtttgtacgaacgtcctggtcagtatatcggcagatctttgtaacggtattattgccgatgtacggttgagagagaaatgcccgtttaggaagttggggatttcgaggaatctgcgggagaataggatcagagttgttcagattgaggttgtcggttaccagattaggagcattaattgcgagaagaaggcatcattactgcagagaatttcggagcattaatagttttatactccgaaattggggggcatgtgttgacaccgttttttgggcacgtgtccaggatggcaggataaggtggcagtatgctgtttacaagatgaattgctgatgaggatggttgccgatgaaggagaggtcggatgtgactaagtctgcaggcagtgatgtgtttatgccgatggctataattggggagtctgccgatgaccatggcaaggagtctgccgatgatacggaggaggagtccggaaactgctgatcggtttatagaagaattttagttcgtcacgggggatagctttgttatttccttttttatttaagtcgttttgtatacggattccgtgtaatttggaattcgaattctagtcgtgtttagttgtggctctttgagcagggtataaatatgaaccctagggccttgtaatgacatatcaatcaatcaatcaaacacacgtttttactcatattccagcatctacttttcgatgacttcgtcatactttttcccttttattacgagttcttaggaattcgtcgacttaagctcggcgcgttctcgagttccgcgtgagtacctctttgccgtgacatccgggcgcatcgctgttgtcaggactaaagtattcaagttatcacctttgccgatagtaaggtcaaatcggctggcacgccttaacgtttgaatcgggtattagccctttgtgtttgcagatcagttttgcatcaacacagatAAACTGCACAattagtttatatatatatatatatatatatatatatatatatatatatatatatatatatatatatatatatatatatacacacacacatgtgaaacaaggcctaaacttcCGAGTTCCTATACTCCGTATGTGAAACCTAATCACAGTTGGCGGCCCAACAGTGCGGATGCACTCTGcccggggccttgtttagtttcaaaatattttgagaAATGAGCAacatagcactttcatttgtatgtaacaaatacttcttctgtcTGTAAAAGCTGTCACTTCTAGAGTTGTTCTAAgttaaacttttaaaactttaactaaatttatagaaaaaacgctaagatttatagtaccaaattaataacattaaatttatcatagaatatattttcataagatactcattttatatcatatatattgatgttcttttctataaagttagtcaaagttaaaaaagCTTGACCGGCACGGATTCTAGGAGTTGAAGCTTTCAACTCCTACTAAACATggcctatgattagacaataccgaccaaactgtgcgaattttttttcaggaactaaacacggcctatgattagacaataccgaccaaactgtgtttagttcctgaagaaaaaaatttcgcgacactgtaccacttttgtttgtttgtggtaattattgtccaaccatggactaactaggctcaaaagattcgtctcatcaattccgaccaaactgtgcaattagtttttattttcgtctatatttaatacttcatgcatgcgtctaaagattcgatatgacggggaattttgaaaatttttgggttttagGGTGAAAGTGAACAAGGCTATAGACtaaataggcttaaaagattcgtctcataaattacagataaattatataattaattactttttatctatatttaatattatatatatgttgtaagatttgatgtgacgatgaatatgaaagtttttgtaattcttttggaactaaacaattaCTCCGGTATAAGAGGTGAACccatacaatatttatcaaatacaaaagaaaataccacagtgtcgatttccaaatttttttaactaaacaaggcctttgttttGTTGTGAAACCGGCGGCATGGTTCGCAGTTCGGCCACGGCACGTGCGAGGTGTCGTCCTGCAAAGCAGTAGAGGAGTATCAGAGTATGGAGTACTGTGTCTGTGCAGCCGTGCCTCCCCCCTGCCTGCCGGTGTCTGCAAAGGAGAGTAGCAGACCACTCTTCCTGGCCTCCAGCCGCTGCACCAATAGAGATGGACGGATGGATGGGGATGGGCACGTCACGTGCCCAGCCGAGCACGTGCTATCACTCGTCGAGCTGGTGAGTGGTGAAGAAGAAAACAACGAGCAATTCTCCACGGCATGGTAGTAGGCCTTGCCTCGAGGAGTTTTTGAGTACTGTAGTAGTttagtttttatttggtaattattgtttaattataaattaaacagactcaaaaaattcgtcttgtaaattataaaaaaataaacaaattatataattaattaattttttttatttatatttaatattccatgcatatactgtaagatttaatgtgaccgaaatcttaaaaagcttttttgttttggggtgaactaaacaagctctTAGTTCCTcagccaaaaactttttaagatttttcgtcacatcttgttgtacatgtatgaagcattaaatatagataaaaaataactaattacacagtttgtctctaatttgtaagacgaatcttttaagtctatttaatctataattggataataattgccacatcaaatgaaagtgttgcggtagcccaaaaagttttcgcaagggaactaaacaaaactTAGTAATCATCAGAGCAAGACTAATATTAAAGTTTGTTGGCTATaaaattctttgtagccttcttTTAGTCCATCCATATAGTAGTGAGCTCTTCAACAAATCAGCTAtaaacttgggccttgtttagttctaaaatgttttgcaaaatagacactataacattttcgtttgtatttgacaaatattgtccaatcataaactaactaaactcaaaagattcatttcgcaaattacagataaactgtgcaattagttatttcttttatttatatttaatgttctatgtatggagccgcaagattcgatgtgacagttgaaaaattttgcaaaattttctgagaactaaacaaggcctagcttgcttcttctctcttttcttcCTTTTCTTCTCTATCTCCGCTTTGTTCATTTGGCTGATAAACCATGGTAGAAAGTACTATTGACTGATTTATTGTGgaaaaaaatactgctgaatggtTGATAGATTTGAAGTGATAAACTTatcatttagtctcatatacTTGCTCTCATCGAGTACAACCTTCTCCCAAGGACAAAAGAAAATCTCAATCATGTACTGTGCCGCGAAATTATTTCTTTGGAATCTCTCTGTGACTCGGCCGGCCTATCGTTTCGTAGTACGTGTAGTAGTTGAACCCACTGCGTTGCCTACGGGTGATCTCTCTTGCACAGTACAGTACAGTATTTAGTACCAGTACGTCTGTAGTACATTTTGACGCTGGTTCATCAACATtattccaaaaaaaaagaaaagaaaaaaaactccaTCGGTTTTCACATTGTTCTTTGTTTTCTCGGGCGTGTTTGGGGGTACAAAGCACAgtatgaccatgagacaagagTGTGAACACAACACATTGGAAAACGCCTGTAAAGAAAACATGTTTAGGCCTGATTtagatctaaaattttttcaagattctccgtaatatcgaatctttaaatgtgtatatagagcattaaatataaacaaaaacaaaaacaaattacacaatttgtctataatttactagacgaatcttttaaacctaattattttgtgattgaacaataattctcaaatataaacaaaaataatacaatagtcaaagcaaaaaaaaattgctaagtaaacaaagccttaatttTATACTATTTTGTAGGTTGAAGGTGCGATGCGGTGCGGAGACTGAGCAGCAGTAGTactggggccttgtttacttccaaaaaattttgcaaaataggaatagtagcactttcgtttgtatttgataaatattgttcaattatgaactaactagactcaaaagattcgtctcgtcaattccgaccaaactgtacaattagtttttattttcatctatatttaatactccatgcatacgtctaaagattcgatgtgacgggaaatctgaaaaattttgcaaaatttttggggaactaaggccttgtttagttctaaaaaattttgcaaaatagaaatggtaccactttcgtttgtatttgacaaatattatccaatcatgtactaactagactcaaaagattcgtctctttaattccgaccaaactgtgcaattagtttttatttttatctatatataatacttcatacatgcgtctaaagatttgatgtgacgagaaatctgaaaaattttacaaaatcttttgggaactaaacaaggcctaaacaagggccTGGTACCAGCACTAGGCAAAGGCAAAAAAGGACATGGCTGTTTGGGCACGCCGCGCGGTGTCTCCGACCAGGCTGTTCACTTCTTAAAAAAACGataactaaaaatattatttattaatttattataaaaagacACTATTAAATAGTTAGTAGATTTAGTAAACAGCCTCAGACAAACAAGATTACGATACGCTGAAAGAACGCAGGGGTTTTCCACGGACGAGGAGGAGACAGGGGCAGGCGAGCACGTGCTCTCTAGGGTGTGGCAGCGACCGGGCCGGCGGTGCGGCCTGCCTGCCCATCGCAGGCAGCGGCAGCCGGCAAGAGATCAAGATGGAACTTGAGGATGAAAGCGGCACGGCGCACCAGAAGGTTCGGTTTTGGTGGGAGCACAGCTCCACGAGGCGCCTCCTCCACTCCAGAGTTGCTTGCCCACATGCGCTCGCCTGGGGGTCACGTTGGGATTGGGCTGACAACATTTTCGTGTGTTGTTCTTTCTAGAAAATGTTGCCTTAAGGGTTTCAcggtcttgtttactttcaaaatatttttataaaataaaaataatagtactttcgtttgtatttaataaatattgtccaattatagactaactaggctcaaaagatttgtctcgttaaTTCTGACtaaaccgtgcaattagtttttattttcatctatatttaatactttatgcatacgtctaaagattcgatgtgacggagaatctgaaaaattttgtaaaatttttgaggaactaaacaaggcccatgttAGTATCGATTGGTTGGCGACAAGTAAGTAGATATAAAAATGATTACACAGTAAATATTGCTATTTCTAGGAGAAAATTTTGTGGACAACAAGTAAGTAAATATAAAAATATGCGCAAGCTGATAATGTTGACAACTGAATATAATTAGACCAGGATCTAAGTAGCTGACACTTGTGTTTGTCGAAAGTAGCAGAACACATGAATATGTAAGTGTAGAGCacaatttaaaaaaaaagagtgaaatCAGAGCAGGAGAAATATATGTTGGATACCTGAAGTTGCTTGGCATAGTGGAGTAGGTTCTTGGTGATGTCACTTTGCCAAGCTATGTGCCCTTGCTTGCTATGCTTGGAGATGACTGCAGAGTGGCAGCCCCTCAACATCACATCGAAAAGCTAGTTCTACATTACCATGCTGCTGTGCGTGCAGCTGTAGAACACAATGTTCCACGTGAAGAATGTCTGCTGCTGCTTTCATCAAACAACTTCTGAGCATAAGCACGTCATTGATCTTAGCGTTGATGATTAGATGTCATGCCCTTCCCCCATAGCATTGCTGGCCAGACACCAATGCGAGCACATCTTTGCATCTTGGCCGGCCAGGGATGGAGATACAAACTTTTTGAGTCAGCACTCGAGCACGCGGGCCGGCGATATGGGAGCACGCACGGTGGACGCGCAGCCGCAGCCGGCCACGGAAGCGCGCGGATCCGGCGGCCTCCGCGGGCAGAAAGGGGTCAGGCTGGGCATATTTTAACCGTAAACCgagaaccgaaccgaaccgagCCAAAACCAAACCGAAAAGTCGGTTTTTCGGTTTTTCGGTTCGGCTTCGGTTTCTATTTTTCTGATCTTCGGTCCTCGGCTTCGGCTTCGGTTCCCATGTCCAACCAAACCAAACACCGAATGCAACCGAAGTCTGTACGTGCTCCACTCGCCAGACCGCTCCAAATCCCAGCCCAGGCTCCTAACGTCACTCTATAGCAAAAGCCCACGGCCCAGTTAACTGGTTAAGGCACTCCCGAACAGCTCCCATCTCCCACCGGCCCACGCTTGCACTCAAATATCCCAAAACCTAATATGTGTGCTCGCTGCTCGATTGATGGCGGCGCGAGCTCAACCGTGCCACGCGACGGGTGGAGCAGGGCCACGCGCAGTGACGACGGCAAGCTCCTCGTGTGTGCGCGCAGCGGCAAGGCGCGAGTAGAGTGGGGCTGCTACTACAGCGGCGCAAACAGCAACAACGGCGAGCGGGAGCGGCGTGCACGGGCGACGACGGCGCGCGCGGGCGGCGGCAGCGAGCGAGCGGAGCAGCGCGCGAGGGGCGGCGGAGGCGAGCGGGGAGCAAGGTCTTCAGCGGCGAGCGGAGCAATGCTGAGCAaggagcggcggcggcacgACGAGGGGCTTCGGCCTCCGGCGGCTTCAGTTCGGTTAGTACGGTTTAAAATCGAAAACCGATATAAAAAGCCGAAACCGATTTCGTCGGTTTCTCATTCTATTCTTGCAAACCGAAGTTTTTGCAAACCGAATCAACCGAACCGAAATGTCGATTTTAACCGATTGCCCAGGCCGAGAAAGCGGCGTCGCCAGTCCATGGCGCTTCGGCGAGGCTCCCGGTGTGCTGCCCCCGGCCATGGCCTCCACATGGGCCGGTCGTTGGGCTTTACCATGAAAGGAACAAAGCCTGTCGGAAACCATGGGCCGGCCCATCACTCGGATCCAAAGCCCACTTAAACCCCTGCGAGTTGCGACTGATGGGTCCATCTGGCTCCGGTCGTCACAAGTCAgtctcgcggcggcggcgacaagGGGACGAGACGACGAGGCAGGCAGAGCGGGCGGCGACTACAGCGGCAGCAGCAGATCTCGCGGGATGGTGAGCCCTCCTCGACCGCCCTCTCCTGCGTAGTAGATCCAGGGCTCTGCTTGGGAGCccgctgtgctgtgctgtgctgtgctgacCCGGGGGGTTCGTCGTGTCGTATCGCAGGCGGCGAAGGCGATCTCGAGCCCCGTGCCGGTGGAGTGGTACCCGACGCTGGCCGTCCTCATGGTGTCCGTAGGCCTCATGTTCACCGCCTCATTCTTCATGTGAGTCCCCCTCTTCGTCCGCTGCCCCGTATACTTTGCGATTTGGCGGATCAGTCATTCACTTGTCTGGTGCCCTGATCTGATGTGTTTAGCTGGTTAAGTTTTATTGGTAGGATGTAGAATTGACCTGTCCGCTCGTTCTAATTGGAGATCTCATCTGTTGCAATATTTGTTTGTTTGCTTGATCTGTAAGTGGTAGCATCCCTGTCCCTGTTCTATGCCGCTAGGGGAAACTCCATTCACTTTGCGATTTTGAAGTTGCAGCAGCAACCAGTAGAATGTGATGCCAATTGAGTCCTTGCTATCATGTAGGTCATTTtggagcatgttagcattgaacTATGTTGCAGGGGGATTTCCTTTTTGACCTGTTAGTTTTTTATACTGAGAAGATTGTAAGTTGTTTGCTGAAATAGAACATGCACCATATAGCTTTATAACTTGAATTAACTATTTACTGGAGAAAAACACACGTATCTTGCCTGACTAGGCATACACAAACTGCTGCCTGGTTTGCTGGTTTCATGGACCTTGATTAACCTCAGTGTCCGTGGTGCTGACACTGACCAACTGTTCAACAAGCTTTTTGTGAATGCAACTGACTATTTGTTTCTTCCTATTTGTCTGTGAATTCGTTGCCTAACCAAATAATCATTTCCAGTCTAACAGTTGTAACAAATTTATAAAGATAATGTCTAGCACTTTCAGTTACAAGAAGACTCTCCTAGTATATTATTCCATACTTGTTTAAACTCCCAAATTTAATCTTATTGTTGCTTTCAGTTACATGAAGACTCTCCTTGTATATTGTTGTACTTGTTTaaaatcccaaatttaaacttaTGGTTGTTTTCTTTGGTCAAATATATGCTGGCATACACTTATGGTTGTTTTCTTTGGTCAAATATATGCTGGCATACCCATCCTGTGTTGTGCACTTCTGCTTGGATTTTGGTCTTGATTTCAATCTCAATTACAAAAATGTAATTCGTGTGTCGAACATTACAATTCTGTTGCAACATATTTTCGTCAATTTGTCTGCTAAGTGCCTACAATTTTGAGCCTTGAAGTCCTGGCCAAGATTGCAGTAACCAAGTAGCAAGTTGCAGTTGCAGGTTCTTTTGTTCAATTTGCGCTTGTTATGGTGGTTGTATGCATGTGGCAATGGAAGGGTGGAAGCAGATGGCAGCAGTTAAATGGGATAGTGATCAAAGTTCAGCTAGGCGCTAGGCGGAATCTAGGCGCTGACCCTCCGCGTAGCGCCTAGTCGGGAGTAATCGCGCCTAGGCCTTCCTAGGCGTTTTGCTAGGCGGTGACTAATACATGTATAAATacttaaaagaaaagaaaaaacagaTAAGTAGTAGTAATGGAAGGGAGAAAGAATAGAAGACCTATTTAACGGCCCACTTTAGCCCAACTCTTTCATCCCGCGTCGCCCCCGTGACCCCCCGTCTCCCCGCAAGCTGTGACTCGCGACGCGACTctgcccgccgccgcccgctcCCGCTGCTCCCTCTCTCTGTGCAGTGCGCACGCCGTCGCCCGCGCTGCTCCTCCCCGCTGGCGACTGCTCCTCGCGGCCGCGCCCGCTGCGCTCGGTCTGCGCACGTCCGAAGCTCCGCCGGATGCTCTCCACCcccaccggcgccgccgccgccgcctaggTTCCGCCTACCCCCATAGGCGAGGCGGGGAGCCTCCGATTCGCGACTAGTCGCACCTAGTCGCGCCTAGGCAAGCGCCTAGCGGAACTTTGATAGTGATACATTGTTGCTACGAGGAGGACATGTGAATGGAATAGCTTCTTCCTCCATCTCCCAGATTACATCAGGCCTATATATAGAGCGGGCCCAGTATATTTGCTCTTCATTCAAGCTACTAACAACCTAGTCTTCCATATAATTTGATCTCCTAACTTCCAAACTAATCCAATCCTCAAACTACTTCAAAGATAACTCATGACGGTGATCATGCTGCTTCTCTGGCTTTCTTGTGACGCCTTTGTTGAGTGCAGCACTATATGCCACCAAATGAAATAACCAGGAGCAGGTTATAGGAATTGACAATTCACTGCTGGCATTAAACTTGACATCTGTTTTATGTGGAAATTGTTTGCCAATAACTGAATGCAGAACAAAGCCAAATGCTTCACATTTCAgacattaggccttgtttggttccccttgctaaattttagccagctaaaattattttagctactcttgggtgactagtgggactaaactattttagctcctttttaGTTAATGTGTTtggaagtttagctactaaagtgactaaaatttagttggctaaaatttagcaaagggaactaaacagggccttagagtTGTTGTAGACCTGAAATCAAAGAGTTTTAATGAGGAGAGCAAAGCAGGCACAAATCGGTGCTAATTATTTTGTCTGTTTCAGTTATGAAGCAACTTCATCCAGGCGGAGCCGTAGCCTGGCAAAGGAGATCGCAACAGCAGCAGTTGCTTCTGTTTTTCTGGTATAATCCTTATTAAGAACTTCTTTGGTTCTACAATTCTGCAGGGCATTGGTCTCTATTCCATAGGCTTTTGGTTGTTTTACAATTTCAGTAAGGTGATCGATTCATGCCTAAGTTATCTCTGATTGTTTCACAGGGCTTTGGGTCTCTGTTCGTGCTCCTTGCAAGTGGTGTTTATGTCTGACGACTGGCTATGGATCATGTGCTTGTGTTCTGCAGCTCTAGTTGTAGCCTTGTAGGATTGCAAGATCCTCAAAGTTTGTGTTGTCCTAAAAAATATGGAGCCTTTGAACTTATTCTAGACCCATGTATGAGAGCAACCGAACAATGCTCAGACTTTTTTTCCCCAGGTCACAATTATATCGTCAATCTAAATCCCTTTCTCCCTGAATTGCTGCTTATATTTAA is part of the Sorghum bicolor cultivar BTx623 chromosome 10, Sorghum_bicolor_NCBIv3, whole genome shotgun sequence genome and harbors:
- the LOC8061992 gene encoding transmembrane protein 258, with amino-acid sequence MGRPITRIQSPLKPLRVATDGSIWLRSSQVSLAAAATRGRDDEAGRAGGDYSGSSRSRGMAAKAISSPVPVEWYPTLAVLMVSVGLMFTASFFIYEATSSRRSRSLAKEIATAAVASVFLGFGSLFVLLASGVYV